In Zingiber officinale cultivar Zhangliang chromosome 3B, Zo_v1.1, whole genome shotgun sequence, a single window of DNA contains:
- the LOC122055959 gene encoding calcium-dependent protein kinase 20-like yields MGSGWAAPSDPDGKPRKKKGKQREERRNLVVLRNPTGRDICSRYKLGKELGCGEFGITYLCTEKTSGEHFACKSISKKKLRTILDIEDVRREVEIMRHLPAHPNIVSLKDTYEDDAKVHLVMELCEGGELFDRIVARGHYTEREAAAVTRTIIEVIQVCHEHGVMHRDLKPENFLFGNKKEKAPLKAIDFGLSVFFKPGERFTEIVGSPYYIAPEVLKRNYGPEIDVWSAGVILYILLGGVPPFWAETEQGVAQAILRSVIDFKREPWPSVSGGAKDLVMHMLDRDPKKRFKAQQVLDHPWLQKTKKAPNVNLGQTVGARLRQFSVMNKFKKKALRVIAEYLAEEAAAGIMEMFQKLDINKKGSISLEEIKFGLHKLGHQIPDADLQILMDAADVDRSGTLDYDEFVAVSIHLQKIVYEEHLHKAFSYFDQNKSGYIEMEELRDSLADDMGPNHEEVIRAIYRHVDTDKDGKISYKEFAATMKVGTDWRKASRQYSRVRFSTLSSKLMKES; encoded by the exons ATGGGCAGTGGCTGGGCAGCCCCCAGCGATCCTGATGGGAAGCCGAGGAAAAAGAAGGGGAAACAGAGGGAGGAGAGACGGAACTTGGTCGTCCTCAGGAATCCCACCGGCCGAGACATCTGCAGCCGGTACAAGCTCGGGAAGGAGCTCGGCTGCGGCGAGTTCGGCATCACCTACTTATGCACCGAAAAGACCTCCGGGGAGCACTTTGCCTGCAAATCCATCTCCAAGAAGAAGCTGCGCACCATCCTTGACATTGAGGACGTTCGCCGGGAGGTTGAGATCATGAGGCATTTGCCCGCCCACCCCAACATCGTCAGCCTCAAGGACACCTACGAGGACGACGCCAAAGTCCACCTCGTCATGGAGCTATGCGAAGGAGGGGAGCTCTTCGATAGGATCGTTGCAAGGGGGCATTACACCGAACGGGAGGCAGCTGCCGTGACTCGTACAATCATTGAAGTGATTCAG GTATGTCACGAGCATGGGGTCATGCACCGGGATCTCAAACCTGAGAACTTCCTGTTTGGGAACAAAAAGGAAAAGGCACCACTGAAAGCCATTGATTTTGGATTGTCAGTCTTCTTTAAACCTG GCGAACGCTTCACTGAAATTGTCGGCAGCCCTTATTACATTGCACCAGAGGTTCTAAAGAGAAATTATGGCCCAGAAATTGATGTGTGGAGTGCTGGAGTTATACTATACATCCTTCTTGGTGGTGTCCCCCCATTTTGGGCAG AAACTGAACAGGGTGTTGCACAGGCAATTTTACGTTCTGTAATAGATTTTAAGAGAGAACCTTGGCCAAGTGTTTCTGGTGGTGCTAAAGATCTTGTGATGCATATGCTTGATCGAGACCCCAAGAAGAGGTTTAAGGCTCAGCAAGTCCTGG ATCATCCATGGCTGCAGAAGACGAAGAAAGCTCCTAATGTTAATCTTGGTCAAACTGTAGGAGCAAGATTGCGGCAGTTCTCTGTTATGaacaaatttaaaaagaaagCCTTAAGG GTAATAGCTGAATATTTAGCTGAAGAAGCAGCTGCTGGCATTATGGAAATGTTTCAGAAGTTGGATATAAACAAAAAAGGAAGCATTTCTCttgaagaaataaaatttggtCTACACAAGCTTGGCCATCAGATTCCAGATGCCGATCTCCAGATATTAATGGATGCG GCTGATGTTGATCGAAGCGGCACTCTAGATTACGATGAATTTGTTGCTGTATCAATTCACCTGCAGAAAATTGTGTATGAGGAGCACCTTCACAAAGCGTTTTCATACTTTGACCAGAATAAGAGTGGTTATATAGAAATGGAAGAGCTCAGAGATTCATTGGCTGATGATATGGGTCCAAATCATGAAGAAGTCATTCGTGCTATTTATCGTCATGTTGACACAGACAAG GATGGAAAAATAAGTTACAAGGAGTTTGCGGCAACTATGAAGGTTGGCACAGATTGGAGGAAGGCATCAAGGCAATACTCAAGGGTGCGGTTCAGTACCCTCAGTTCAAAGTTGATGAAAGAATCATGA